From Dethiosulfovibrio salsuginis, one genomic window encodes:
- the rpoB gene encoding DNA-directed RNA polymerase subunit beta: MAEFVPVGKKRSRLTFGRARDLVEIPDMVEVQRDSYVSFFQEGRDPEERESIGLQELLDEIFPIESYDGSFALEFVRYYLDRPTTTQEDAQQKDCTWHRPVRATIRLINRKTMEIKEEEIFLGDFPMMTERGTFIINGTERVVVNQLARSAGVYFKVDYSAPAAEVYTAKIIPDRGAWLEFAMGSGDTLYINIDSKKKLPGTLLLKAFGISSNEELLRSFGGEIEEVDLSEEELLGRLLAENIVNDGGNIVIRKESRIGKEQLEALWEMNRSRVKVWNVNPVLAATLEKDVTDNTDEAMLEIFRRLRPNEPARIENAKEYFDTLFFDSRRYTLGRVGRYKLNRRLKLDAPMSGRLLTVEDMVRIVKGLIVLRDTEEQRDILSFPDIPEEFPDDIDHLGNRRVRSVGELLQNQIRIGLLRMERIAKERMTTMPDLTKAMGRDLINVRPISAALREFFGSGQLSQYMDQNNPLSELTHRRRLSALGPGGLSRERAGFEARDVHYTHYSRICPIETPEGPNIGLVTSLSTYAKVNEYGFLVSPRRPVKDGFVSLNPEDVIYLAADEEDEAYVGRANTPFDESTGRLSEALCYARYRGKIVEVPPERIDYLDISPKQIVSASTALIPFLEHDDANRALMGSNMQRQAVPLLLPEAPRVGTGMEYRIAKDSGSCVVAPEDGVISYVDSDRVEIRCDSGAYRSMTFQKFKRSNQGTIIHQRPLVTKGERVTKGEIIGDGQSVDQGELALGRNVLIAFVPWEGYNYEDAILLSERMVKEDFFTSIHIEEYEMDARDTKLGPEEITRDIPNVGEEALKDLDEHGVVRVGAEVNAGDILVGKVTPKGESDQSPEEKLLRAIFGEKAREVRDTSLHVPHGTRGKVVAVKKLNKEEHSDSMSPGVNEVVKVYVAQLRKITVGDKMSGRHGNKGVVSRILPVEDMPYLPDGTPVDVCLNPLGVPSRMNIGQVLETILATVAVANDWHIATPVFEGAQEQDVYDLLQQLSEENPDYSSLTSGGTMQLIDGRTGEPMEHKSTIGYMYMLKLNHLVDDKLHARSIGPYSLITQQPLGGKAQFGGQRFGEMEVWALQGYGAAHVLQEMLTVKSDDIRGRLKTYEKIVKGQNLTKPGVPESFKVLVKELEGLGLGVDIEYNDGTIGPLLPDEEEDEQGQNASAAIEFEPPCPVEDCQTSDSSEKNLDDSIFESEPDISDIYSISDLRFEDDDEEAKGADS; this comes from the coding sequence ATGGCCGAATTCGTACCAGTGGGCAAAAAGCGCAGCCGTCTTACCTTTGGTCGTGCCAGAGATCTAGTTGAGATCCCTGACATGGTCGAGGTCCAGCGAGACTCCTACGTCAGCTTTTTTCAGGAGGGCCGTGATCCAGAGGAAAGGGAAAGCATCGGTCTACAGGAACTTCTTGACGAGATCTTCCCTATCGAGAGTTACGACGGCTCCTTTGCACTTGAGTTTGTCCGATACTACCTGGATAGGCCTACGACAACCCAGGAGGACGCACAGCAAAAGGATTGTACCTGGCATCGTCCCGTAAGGGCCACTATCCGGTTAATCAACAGAAAGACCATGGAGATCAAAGAGGAAGAGATTTTCCTGGGAGATTTTCCTATGATGACCGAGCGGGGTACCTTCATCATAAACGGGACCGAGAGAGTCGTGGTCAACCAGCTGGCCAGGTCGGCGGGGGTGTACTTCAAGGTAGACTATTCCGCCCCTGCGGCGGAGGTCTACACAGCCAAGATAATTCCCGATAGAGGTGCCTGGCTGGAATTCGCCATGGGAAGCGGCGATACCCTTTACATAAACATCGACAGCAAGAAAAAACTTCCCGGAACCTTGCTGCTCAAGGCCTTTGGGATCTCCTCAAACGAAGAACTCCTCCGTTCCTTCGGTGGGGAAATAGAGGAGGTCGATCTCTCCGAGGAGGAGCTCCTAGGCCGTCTTCTCGCTGAGAATATCGTCAACGACGGCGGCAATATAGTTATCAGAAAAGAGAGCCGCATAGGCAAAGAACAGCTTGAGGCTCTTTGGGAGATGAATCGCTCAAGGGTGAAGGTTTGGAATGTTAATCCCGTTCTGGCCGCAACCTTGGAGAAAGACGTTACCGACAACACCGACGAGGCTATGCTGGAGATATTCCGGAGGCTGAGGCCCAACGAGCCCGCCAGGATAGAGAACGCCAAGGAATATTTTGACACCCTTTTCTTCGATTCCAGGAGATACACCCTTGGAAGGGTCGGTCGCTACAAGCTCAACCGTCGGCTGAAACTGGATGCTCCGATGAGCGGGCGGTTGCTGACTGTGGAGGATATGGTCCGTATAGTTAAAGGGCTTATAGTCCTCAGGGACACAGAGGAACAGAGGGATATCCTCTCGTTCCCGGACATCCCGGAGGAATTCCCCGACGATATCGACCACCTCGGAAATAGACGGGTAAGATCGGTAGGAGAGTTGCTTCAGAATCAGATCCGTATAGGCCTTCTTCGTATGGAGAGGATCGCCAAGGAAAGGATGACCACCATGCCGGACCTCACCAAGGCCATGGGACGAGACCTCATCAACGTGAGGCCGATCTCCGCGGCCTTGAGGGAGTTTTTCGGGTCCGGCCAGCTTTCCCAGTACATGGATCAGAACAACCCTCTCTCGGAGCTCACCCACCGTCGTCGTCTCTCGGCGTTGGGTCCTGGCGGTCTCAGCAGAGAGAGAGCGGGTTTTGAGGCCAGAGACGTCCACTACACCCACTATAGCCGTATCTGTCCTATAGAGACCCCTGAAGGACCTAACATCGGTCTTGTTACGTCTCTCTCGACCTATGCAAAGGTAAACGAATATGGCTTCCTGGTTTCCCCTAGAAGGCCGGTAAAAGATGGCTTCGTGTCCCTTAATCCGGAGGACGTTATATATCTCGCCGCAGACGAAGAGGACGAGGCCTACGTCGGAAGGGCTAACACCCCCTTTGATGAATCGACCGGTCGTCTTTCCGAGGCCCTTTGTTACGCTAGATATAGAGGGAAAATAGTCGAAGTCCCACCGGAGAGGATCGATTATCTGGACATATCGCCGAAGCAGATAGTCTCGGCTTCCACCGCCTTGATCCCCTTCCTTGAGCACGACGACGCAAACCGAGCTCTCATGGGATCTAATATGCAGAGACAGGCGGTGCCTCTGCTTTTGCCCGAGGCCCCTAGAGTCGGTACGGGCATGGAGTATAGAATAGCGAAAGACTCAGGCTCCTGTGTTGTCGCCCCTGAGGACGGTGTTATCTCCTACGTCGATTCCGACAGAGTCGAGATCCGCTGCGACTCTGGAGCTTATCGTTCCATGACCTTTCAGAAATTCAAAAGATCCAACCAGGGGACCATAATCCATCAAAGACCTCTGGTCACCAAAGGAGAGAGGGTCACCAAAGGTGAGATTATCGGTGACGGCCAGTCCGTAGACCAAGGAGAGCTCGCCCTAGGTAGAAACGTTCTCATCGCCTTTGTGCCCTGGGAAGGGTATAACTACGAAGACGCTATACTTCTCAGCGAGAGGATGGTGAAAGAGGACTTTTTCACCTCCATCCACATAGAGGAGTACGAAATGGACGCCAGAGACACCAAGCTCGGACCGGAAGAGATCACCAGAGACATCCCGAACGTAGGGGAAGAAGCTCTGAAGGATCTGGACGAGCACGGTGTCGTGCGGGTCGGTGCGGAGGTCAACGCCGGGGATATCCTGGTAGGTAAGGTTACCCCTAAAGGGGAGTCGGACCAGTCTCCTGAGGAAAAGTTGCTTCGGGCTATTTTCGGAGAGAAAGCCAGAGAGGTAAGAGACACCTCCCTTCACGTTCCTCATGGCACCAGAGGTAAAGTCGTAGCCGTCAAAAAGCTCAATAAAGAGGAACACAGCGACTCTATGAGTCCTGGGGTTAACGAAGTGGTAAAGGTATACGTCGCTCAGCTGCGGAAGATAACCGTAGGGGACAAAATGTCCGGTCGTCACGGTAACAAGGGAGTTGTCTCTCGAATACTTCCTGTCGAGGACATGCCCTATCTGCCCGACGGAACCCCTGTGGACGTCTGCCTTAACCCCCTTGGCGTCCCTAGCCGAATGAACATCGGTCAGGTCCTTGAGACCATACTTGCGACGGTGGCGGTAGCCAACGATTGGCATATAGCTACCCCCGTGTTTGAAGGGGCCCAGGAGCAGGACGTCTACGACCTCCTCCAGCAGCTCAGCGAGGAAAACCCCGACTACAGCTCCTTGACCTCCGGTGGAACCATGCAGCTTATCGACGGCAGAACCGGAGAGCCTATGGAGCACAAGAGCACCATAGGCTATATGTACATGCTTAAGCTGAACCACCTGGTCGACGACAAGCTCCACGCCAGATCTATAGGGCCCTACAGCCTTATAACCCAACAGCCTTTAGGCGGTAAAGCTCAGTTTGGAGGCCAGAGGTTTGGGGAGATGGAGGTCTGGGCTCTTCAGGGATACGGCGCTGCCCACGTCCTACAGGAGATGTTGACCGTAAAATCGGACGACATAAGGGGAAGACTTAAGACCTACGAAAAGATAGTGAAAGGGCAAAACCTCACCAAGCCCGGCGTCCCGGAGAGCTTTAAGGTTTTGGTCAAAGAGCTTGAAGGCCTTGGCCTTGGTGTAGATATAGAATACAACGACGGAACGATAGGTCCTCTGCTACCTGATGAAGAGGAGGATGAACAGGGACAGAACGCCTCCGCGGCCATAGAGTTTGAACCCCCTTGTCCTGTCGAAGACTGCCAGACCTCCGATTCATCGGAGAAAAATCTGGACGACTCCATATTCGAATCGGAGCCCGATATATCCGATATATACAGCATATCGGATCTGCGTTTCGAGGACGATGACGAAGAAGCGAAAGGAGCTGACAGCTAA
- a CDS encoding L-threonylcarbamoyladenylate synthase, translated as MIVKLDRWNPDKEAITSAVKILKSGGLVAFPTETVYGLGANGLDGKAVSSIYSAKGRPSDNPLILHFGSPEDVVNVATVDERAKKIMDLFWPGPLTLVLPVNENVPEEVTAGLGTVGVRMPSHPVALALLQACRFPVAAPSANASGRPSPTDAQTVAADLKERVHMILDGGPTDLGLESTVLDVTGDTPVLLRPGGFPLEALVELLGPIAMPKGELELKRSPGTRYRHYAPSLPMRIQFPSDPFPVEEGEKWAFVGMDHPSLESDRSILFDDLDAYGRGLFAAMRELERLPLDVIIAQWPGDSGVGLAIRDRLIRASGLS; from the coding sequence ATGATAGTCAAACTGGATCGGTGGAATCCCGACAAAGAGGCCATAACGTCGGCGGTAAAAATCCTTAAGTCCGGCGGATTGGTGGCCTTTCCGACGGAAACGGTCTACGGACTAGGGGCAAACGGTCTGGACGGAAAAGCGGTCTCCTCGATCTATTCCGCAAAAGGACGCCCTTCTGACAACCCGCTCATACTCCACTTTGGTTCCCCTGAGGATGTCGTAAATGTGGCGACGGTGGACGAAAGGGCAAAAAAGATAATGGACCTCTTCTGGCCTGGACCTCTGACTCTGGTCCTCCCGGTAAATGAAAATGTCCCTGAAGAGGTAACCGCAGGGCTGGGAACGGTAGGTGTGCGGATGCCCTCTCACCCGGTGGCTCTAGCCCTCCTTCAGGCCTGCCGATTTCCTGTGGCCGCGCCTAGCGCCAACGCCAGCGGAAGGCCCAGCCCTACCGACGCTCAAACCGTGGCTGCCGATCTAAAAGAAAGAGTCCATATGATACTGGACGGCGGCCCTACGGACCTAGGGCTCGAATCCACCGTCTTAGACGTCACCGGAGATACTCCAGTGCTTCTCAGGCCCGGAGGATTTCCCCTTGAGGCTTTGGTCGAACTTCTGGGACCTATCGCCATGCCTAAAGGTGAGCTGGAGCTGAAAAGATCTCCAGGAACCAGGTATCGACACTACGCTCCCTCTCTGCCGATGAGAATACAGTTCCCCTCGGATCCATTTCCCGTAGAGGAAGGGGAAAAATGGGCCTTCGTGGGGATGGACCATCCTTCGCTGGAATCGGATAGGTCTATTTTATTTGACGACTTAGATGCCTACGGGAGAGGGCTCTTCGCCGCTATGAGGGAACTGGAGAGGCTTCCTCTGGACGTTATAATAGCTCAGTGGCCCGGAGACTCAGGGGTTGGGCTGGCCATAAGGGACAGGCTGATCAGGGCCTCTGGGCTAAGCTAA
- the tgt gene encoding tRNA guanosine(34) transglycosylase Tgt yields MFEFRLLAECPETGARAGELVTPHGIIETPVFMPVGTAATVKAMSPKEMAEIETQILLSNTYHLYLRPGAELVEEAGGLHRFMNWNGPILTDSGGFQVFSLAGINKILEDGVEFVSHLDGSRHFMTPELATQTQEKLGSDIAMCFDQCVKLPCTREEAGKSVDRTLRWAARCQSIHRREDQALFGIVQGALYDDLRVKCAEKLIDMDFPGYSIGGLSVGESHQEMYRILDLLNPVMPKGKPRYLMGVGYPTNLVEGVARGVDMFDCVLPTRNGRNGTLLTSRGKFNIKHSRFTHDWGPIDPDCDCYACREFSRAYVRHLYRSGEMLSARLCSWHNLRFLISLMKRARQSILDGVFPAFRAEFHRLFGESNPL; encoded by the coding sequence ATGTTTGAGTTTCGCCTTTTGGCCGAATGTCCTGAGACAGGGGCCAGGGCTGGAGAGCTTGTGACCCCTCACGGAATAATAGAGACCCCGGTTTTCATGCCCGTAGGAACCGCTGCAACCGTAAAGGCCATGTCTCCTAAGGAAATGGCTGAAATAGAGACCCAGATACTCCTGTCCAACACCTATCACCTATATCTGAGGCCAGGGGCGGAACTGGTGGAGGAGGCAGGAGGACTTCACAGGTTTATGAACTGGAACGGTCCTATACTCACCGACAGCGGCGGTTTTCAGGTTTTCTCCCTTGCTGGCATAAACAAAATACTTGAGGATGGAGTGGAGTTCGTCTCCCACCTGGACGGTAGCCGTCATTTCATGACACCTGAACTGGCTACCCAGACCCAGGAAAAGCTCGGCAGCGACATAGCCATGTGTTTCGATCAGTGTGTAAAGCTCCCCTGCACCAGAGAAGAAGCGGGGAAAAGCGTCGATCGGACCCTCAGATGGGCCGCCAGATGTCAATCTATACACCGCAGAGAGGATCAGGCCCTTTTCGGAATAGTCCAGGGAGCCCTTTACGACGACCTTCGGGTTAAGTGTGCCGAAAAGCTCATAGACATGGATTTCCCGGGCTACTCTATAGGAGGTCTATCGGTGGGAGAGAGCCACCAGGAGATGTACCGAATACTGGATCTCCTAAATCCCGTCATGCCTAAGGGAAAACCGAGATACCTAATGGGCGTGGGATACCCCACCAACCTAGTTGAAGGGGTCGCCCGAGGGGTTGACATGTTCGACTGCGTCCTTCCGACGAGAAACGGAAGAAACGGAACCCTTCTCACCTCTCGGGGAAAGTTCAACATCAAGCACAGCCGTTTCACCCACGATTGGGGCCCTATCGATCCCGACTGCGACTGTTACGCCTGTCGAGAATTCTCCAGAGCCTATGTAAGGCACCTTTATCGGTCCGGCGAGATGCTGTCCGCCAGGCTATGTAGCTGGCACAATCTTCGATTCTTAATAAGCCTTATGAAGCGGGCCAGACAGTCCATACTGGACGGTGTCTTCCCTGCCTTCAGAGCGGAATTTCACCGCCTCTTTGGGGAGAGCAATCCTCTATGA